The following coding sequences are from one Streptococcus sp. NPS 308 window:
- a CDS encoding methionine ABC transporter ATP-binding protein gives MSRDIIKLDQIDVTFHQKKRTITAVKDVTIHIQEGDIYGIVGYSGAGKSTLVRVINLLQKPSAGKITIDDDVIFDGKVTLTAEQLRRKRQDIGMIFQHFNLMSQKTAEENVAFALKHSGLSKEEKKAKVAKLLDLVGLADRAENYPSQLSGGQKQRVAIARALANDPKILISDESTSALDPKTTKQILALLQDLNQKLGLTVVLITHEMQIVKDIANRVAVMQDGRLIEEGSVLEIFSDPKQPLTQDFISTATGIDEAMVKIEKQEIVEHLSANSLLVQLKYAGASTDEPLLNELYKHYQVTANILYGNIEILDGTPVGELVVVLSGEKAALAGAQEAIRQAGVQLKVLKGGQ, from the coding sequence ATGAGTAGAGATATTATCAAGTTAGATCAGATCGATGTGACCTTTCACCAAAAGAAGAGAACCATCACAGCGGTCAAGGATGTGACCATTCACATCCAAGAAGGGGATATCTACGGTATCGTAGGATATTCTGGAGCAGGAAAATCCACTCTAGTCCGGGTGATTAACCTCCTGCAAAAACCATCTGCAGGCAAAATTACCATTGACGACGATGTGATTTTTGACGGCAAGGTGACCTTGACGGCAGAGCAGTTGCGTCGCAAACGTCAAGATATCGGGATGATTTTCCAGCATTTCAACCTCATGAGTCAAAAAACAGCAGAGGAAAATGTAGCCTTTGCCCTTAAACACTCTGGACTCAGCAAGGAAGAAAAGAAAGCAAAAGTTGCTAAGTTGTTAGACTTGGTTGGTTTGGCAGATCGTGCTGAAAACTACCCTTCACAACTATCTGGAGGACAAAAACAGCGTGTGGCCATTGCGCGTGCCTTGGCCAACGATCCGAAAATTTTGATTTCAGATGAGTCAACCTCTGCCCTTGATCCTAAGACAACCAAGCAAATTCTAGCCTTGTTGCAAGATTTGAACCAAAAATTAGGCTTGACCGTTGTCCTGATTACACACGAAATGCAAATTGTCAAAGACATTGCTAATCGTGTGGCAGTCATGCAGGATGGCCGTTTGATTGAAGAAGGCAGTGTCCTTGAAATCTTCTCAGACCCTAAACAACCTTTGACCCAAGACTTCATCTCAACTGCCACAGGTATTGACGAAGCCATGGTCAAGATTGAGAAGCAAGAAATTGTGGAGCATTTGTCTGCGAATAGCCTTTTGGTGCAACTCAAGTATGCAGGGGCTTCGACAGACGAACCACTTTTGAATGAATTGTACAAGCATTACCAAGTAACGGCTAATATCCTTTATGGAAATATCGAAATTCTCGATGGCACTCCTGTTGGAGAATTGGTGGTGGTCTTGTCAGGTGAAAAAGCAGCGCTAGCAGGTGCTCAAGAAGCCATCCGTCAGGCTGGTGTGCAGTTAAAAGTATTGAAGGGAGGACAGTAA
- the rimI gene encoding ribosomal protein S18-alanine N-acetyltransferase — MIKIKRIQQQPDLAQAIYAVMVDVYPVSPWTLEQIQADLSQDQTWYALAYDGEEVIGFLAVQENLFEAEVLQIAVKGAYQGQGIAPALFATLPAEKEIFLEVRKSNQRAQAFYKKEKMAVIAERKTYYHDPVEDAIIMKREVDEG, encoded by the coding sequence ATGATAAAGATCAAACGAATCCAACAGCAACCTGACTTAGCTCAAGCTATCTATGCTGTTATGGTAGATGTTTACCCAGTCAGTCCTTGGACGCTGGAACAAATCCAAGCAGACCTGTCCCAAGACCAGACTTGGTATGCTCTGGCTTATGATGGGGAAGAAGTGATTGGATTTCTAGCCGTTCAGGAGAATCTCTTTGAGGCAGAAGTCCTGCAAATCGCTGTCAAAGGAGCCTATCAGGGTCAGGGAATTGCGCCAGCTTTGTTTGCAACATTACCAGCAGAAAAGGAGATTTTCCTAGAAGTCAGAAAGTCAAACCAACGTGCGCAAGCATTTTACAAGAAAGAAAAGATGGCGGTCATCGCTGAGCGAAAGACTTACTATCATGACCCAGTCGAGGACGCCATTATCATGAAGAGAGAAGTAGATGAAGGATAG
- a CDS encoding CPBP family intramembrane glutamic endopeptidase, which produces MKRKETKFYLGTILVFMSYYLIFNLVVRLEFMDQLSDFGFYGIQILLIVIEGIAATVVLVKSQRWKDYGRFEFRWPYLAIFFLSFILIFLWVNITTQIFPSTQNGSAIVKEAANLTGISYFITRIFYGSLIAPVVEELVFRGLLMTALAKFKTYYVDVIVSSTLFSLIHVLQYGWVLTDFIIYAGAGLLLCMFFRYTRSVYWSMALHILWNNFLIIVSLLVFGY; this is translated from the coding sequence ATGAAAAGGAAAGAAACGAAATTTTATCTAGGGACCATTTTGGTATTTATGTCTTATTACTTGATTTTTAATTTAGTAGTGAGATTAGAGTTTATGGATCAATTATCAGATTTTGGATTTTATGGGATTCAAATTTTATTGATAGTAATTGAGGGAATTGCTGCTACTGTGGTTCTTGTCAAGAGTCAACGTTGGAAAGATTATGGTCGCTTCGAGTTTCGTTGGCCCTATCTAGCTATCTTCTTTCTTTCCTTTATATTGATATTTTTGTGGGTAAATATAACGACTCAGATCTTTCCAAGCACGCAAAATGGTAGTGCAATTGTGAAAGAAGCAGCTAATTTGACAGGAATTAGTTACTTTATAACGCGTATTTTCTATGGTAGTCTCATTGCTCCTGTAGTTGAAGAATTGGTCTTTCGTGGGCTTCTGATGACAGCTCTAGCTAAATTTAAAACATACTATGTTGATGTCATTGTTTCCTCTACTCTTTTTAGTCTCATTCATGTTTTACAGTATGGATGGGTGTTAACAGACTTCATCATTTATGCAGGAGCAGGTCTGCTACTCTGTATGTTCTTTCGTTATACACGTTCAGTTTATTGGTCTATGGCCCTTCACATCTTGTGGAATAACTTCTTAATCATTGTCAGTTTACTGGTGTTTGGGTATTAG
- a CDS encoding MetQ/NlpA family ABC transporter substrate-binding protein translates to MKIKKWLGVAALATVAGLALAACGNAEKKADNETVVKIATVNRSGSEEARWDKIQELVKKDGIKLEFTEFTDYSQPNKATADGEVDLNAFQHYNFLNNWNKENGKDLVAIADTYISPIRLYSGKNGEENKYTKVEEIPDNGEIAVPNDATNESRALYLLQSAGLIKLDVSGTALATVANIKENPKNLKITELDASQTARSLSSVDAAVVNNTFVTEAKLDYKKALFKEQADENSKQWYNIIVAKKDWESSPKADAIKKIIAAYHTDEVKKVIEETSDGLDQPVW, encoded by the coding sequence ATGAAAATTAAAAAATGGCTCGGTGTAGCAGCTCTTGCTACAGTCGCAGGTTTGGCTCTTGCAGCTTGCGGAAATGCAGAAAAGAAAGCAGATAACGAAACAGTTGTCAAAATTGCAACAGTTAACCGTAGCGGTTCTGAAGAAGCACGTTGGGATAAAATCCAAGAATTGGTTAAAAAAGATGGCATTAAATTGGAATTCACAGAGTTTACTGACTACTCTCAACCAAACAAGGCAACTGCTGATGGCGAAGTAGACTTGAACGCTTTCCAACACTACAACTTCTTGAACAACTGGAACAAAGAAAACGGGAAAGACCTTGTAGCGATTGCAGATACTTATATCTCTCCAATCCGCCTTTACTCAGGTAAAAATGGGGAAGAAAACAAGTACACCAAAGTGGAAGAAATCCCAGATAACGGTGAAATTGCTGTACCAAACGATGCAACAAACGAAAGCCGTGCGCTTTACTTGCTTCAATCAGCTGGTTTGATCAAATTGGATGTTTCTGGAACGGCTCTAGCAACAGTTGCGAACATCAAAGAAAATCCAAAGAACTTGAAGATTACAGAATTGGACGCTAGCCAGACAGCTCGTTCATTGTCATCAGTTGACGCTGCCGTTGTAAACAATACCTTCGTTACAGAAGCAAAATTGGACTACAAGAAAGCACTCTTCAAAGAGCAAGCTGATGAAAACTCAAAACAATGGTACAACATCATCGTTGCGAAAAAAGATTGGGAATCATCACCTAAAGCTGATGCCATCAAGAAAATTATCGCGGCTTACCACACTGATGAAGTGAAAAAAGTCATCGAAGAAACATCAGACGGTTTGGACCAACCAGTTTGGTAA
- the tsaD gene encoding tRNA (adenosine(37)-N6)-threonylcarbamoyltransferase complex transferase subunit TsaD gives MKDRYILAFETSCDETSVAVLKNDDELLSNVIASQIESHKRFGGVVPEVASRHHVEVITACIEEALAEAGITENDITAVAVTYGPGLVGALLVGLSAAKAFAWAHGLPLIPVNHMAGHLMAAQSVETLEFPLLALLVSGGHTELVYVSEAGDYKIVGETRDDAVGEAYDKVGRVMGLTYPAGREIDELAHQGQDVYDFPRAMIKEDNLEFSFSGLKSAFINLHHNAEQKGESLSKEDLCASFQAAVMDILMAKTKKALEKYPVKTLVVAGGVAANKGLRERLAAEITDVKVIIPPLRLCGDNAGMIAYASVSEWNKKNFASLDLNAKPSLAFDTME, from the coding sequence ATGAAGGATAGATATATTTTAGCATTTGAGACATCCTGTGATGAGACCAGTGTCGCCGTCTTGAAAAACGACGATGAGCTCTTGTCCAATGTCATTGCGAGTCAAATTGAGAGCCACAAACGTTTTGGGGGCGTAGTGCCAGAAGTAGCTAGTCGTCACCATGTCGAGGTCATTACAGCCTGTATCGAGGAGGCGCTAGCAGAAGCAGGAATTACTGAAAACGACATAACAGCTGTGGCGGTTACCTATGGACCGGGCTTGGTTGGAGCTCTGCTAGTTGGTTTGTCAGCTGCCAAGGCCTTTGCTTGGGCGCATGGCTTGCCACTTATCCCCGTCAACCACATGGCTGGTCACCTCATGGCAGCTCAGAGTGTGGAGACTTTGGAGTTTCCTCTCCTAGCACTCTTGGTCAGCGGAGGACACACCGAGTTGGTCTATGTGTCAGAGGCTGGCGATTACAAGATTGTTGGGGAGACACGAGACGATGCAGTTGGGGAGGCTTATGACAAGGTCGGTCGTGTCATGGGCTTGACTTATCCAGCAGGTCGCGAGATTGACGAGTTGGCCCATCAAGGTCAGGATGTTTATGACTTCCCTCGTGCAATGATCAAGGAGGATAATCTGGAGTTTTCATTCTCAGGTTTGAAGTCTGCCTTTATCAATCTTCACCACAATGCTGAGCAAAAGGGAGAAAGCTTGTCTAAAGAGGATTTGTGTGCTTCCTTCCAAGCAGCTGTCATGGATATTCTCATGGCAAAAACCAAGAAGGCTTTGGAGAAATATCCTGTTAAAACTCTGGTAGTGGCAGGTGGTGTAGCAGCCAATAAAGGTCTCAGAGAACGCCTAGCAGCCGAAATTACAGATGTCAAGGTCATCATTCCACCTCTGCGGCTCTGCGGTGATAATGCTGGTATGATTGCCTATGCCAGTGTCAGTGAGTGGAATAAGAAGAATTTTGCCAGTTTAGACCTCAATGCCAAACCAAGTCTTGCCTTTGATACCATGGAATAA
- a CDS encoding Rgg/GadR/MutR family transcriptional regulator, with translation MIEKMELGEFYKELRLARKLKQSDVACDGLTASQLSKFELGQSMLSADKLILAIQGINVTFDEFGHKLNNYQESPHMRFGRKVVDRFAHQDIAGLEQLLEEVEQEQMAQTYRRLNAIVIKDAIHSLDKRYPLEEEDSEFLTTYLYAIESWTWFELYIFCNTMPFLSNQDLIFLSTSLLEKSKEFKELAHNRLYMKSGFLNIISELMERKLFSYILIFESELESMLRPYDVFEKLLWQFLKKMSIFLQTKGSNQKEIEDFIQSLQVLENPQLTALFELRLQQYKDLID, from the coding sequence ATGATTGAAAAGATGGAATTGGGAGAATTTTACAAGGAATTGCGTCTGGCGAGAAAACTCAAGCAGTCAGATGTTGCTTGTGATGGACTGACAGCATCCCAGCTATCCAAGTTTGAACTGGGACAGTCTATGCTGTCTGCGGATAAGCTGATCCTAGCTATCCAAGGGATAAATGTGACCTTTGATGAGTTTGGGCACAAGCTCAACAACTACCAAGAATCCCCACACATGCGATTTGGTCGAAAGGTTGTGGATCGTTTTGCCCATCAAGATATAGCGGGTTTAGAGCAACTGTTGGAGGAAGTCGAACAAGAACAGATGGCGCAGACCTATCGTCGTTTGAACGCTATTGTGATTAAAGATGCCATTCATTCCTTAGATAAAAGGTATCCGTTAGAAGAGGAGGATAGCGAGTTTTTAACTACTTATCTCTATGCTATCGAATCTTGGACCTGGTTTGAACTCTATATTTTTTGCAATACCATGCCCTTCTTGAGCAACCAAGATCTGATTTTTTTATCAACCTCTTTACTTGAAAAATCCAAGGAATTTAAAGAATTGGCACACAATAGACTGTATATGAAAAGTGGCTTTCTGAATATCATATCAGAGCTTATGGAGCGTAAGCTTTTCTCTTACATCCTAATCTTTGAGTCCGAGTTGGAGAGCATGCTCCGTCCATACGATGTTTTTGAGAAATTATTGTGGCAGTTTTTAAAGAAGATGAGCATTTTCCTTCAAACCAAGGGAAGTAATCAAAAAGAGATTGAAGACTTTATCCAATCTCTACAAGTATTAGAAAATCCACAATTAACAGCCCTTTTTGAACTACGCTTACAGCAATATAAAGACCTTATCGATTAA
- a CDS encoding AzlC family ABC transporter permease translates to MKEKGFWEGVQAAMPTALGYVSIGLACGIIGAPYVTPVEMGLMSLFVYAGSAQFAMLALIAVQAPVAAIAMTVFLINLRLFLLSLHASTYFRHTSLWQNIGMSSLLTDETYGVLMGELAHTDKVNPMWMHGNNLNSYVAWFVGTVVGTALGGLLPNPEIFGLDFALVGMFIGIFASQFQIMQRRIPVRNLLKIIAVVTVSFFLLLTVVSQSLAVLFATLLGCTMGVVLDGQ, encoded by the coding sequence ATGAAAGAAAAAGGATTTTGGGAAGGTGTTCAGGCTGCCATGCCGACTGCCCTTGGCTATGTTAGTATCGGTCTAGCTTGTGGGATTATCGGTGCGCCCTATGTGACACCTGTTGAGATGGGCCTGATGAGCCTCTTTGTTTATGCTGGGAGCGCCCAGTTTGCCATGTTGGCATTGATTGCGGTCCAAGCACCTGTAGCAGCCATTGCCATGACAGTCTTTTTAATCAATTTACGACTCTTTTTGCTGAGCTTGCATGCGTCGACCTATTTCCGTCATACCAGTCTCTGGCAAAATATCGGTATGTCTAGTCTCTTGACAGATGAGACTTACGGGGTTTTGATGGGAGAATTAGCCCATACAGACAAGGTCAATCCTATGTGGATGCATGGGAATAATCTCAACAGTTATGTAGCTTGGTTTGTTGGGACAGTTGTTGGGACAGCTCTAGGTGGTTTACTGCCAAATCCAGAAATCTTTGGCCTTGATTTTGCCCTGGTGGGAATGTTTATCGGGATTTTTGCTTCGCAGTTCCAGATTATGCAAAGACGGATTCCTGTCCGCAATCTGCTGAAAATCATAGCAGTTGTTACGGTGTCTTTCTTTTTGCTCTTGACAGTGGTGTCTCAGTCTCTAGCTGTTCTATTTGCGACGCTACTTGGATGTACAATGGGGGTGGTCTTAGATGGTCAGTAA
- a CDS encoding AzlD domain-containing protein, with product MVSKYLLLAVIFSGLVTWIPRMIPFILVKYKGLPAIVERFLKFLPVSIIFALILSSVVAGKVGSLPQIKWLDFLAVFPTAWVAFRYRNLVGTVLFGVVLIAVLRLVF from the coding sequence ATGGTCAGTAAATATCTTTTGTTAGCCGTTATCTTTTCGGGCCTAGTGACTTGGATACCTCGTATGATTCCCTTCATCTTGGTTAAGTACAAGGGTTTGCCAGCTATCGTTGAGCGTTTTTTGAAATTTTTGCCTGTTTCCATTATCTTTGCCTTGATCCTTTCAAGTGTAGTGGCAGGCAAGGTTGGGAGCCTTCCTCAGATCAAGTGGCTGGACTTTTTAGCAGTCTTTCCAACGGCTTGGGTAGCCTTTCGCTACCGCAATCTAGTGGGCACAGTTCTTTTTGGAGTGGTCTTGATTGCAGTCTTGCGTCTGGTCTTTTAG
- the tsaB gene encoding tRNA (adenosine(37)-N6)-threonylcarbamoyltransferase complex dimerization subunit type 1 TsaB — protein sequence MKVLAFDTSSKALSLAILEDKQVLAETMINIKKNHSITLMPAIDFLMASLDWTPKDLDRIVVAEGPGSYTGLRIAVATAKTLAHTLNIELVGMSSLLALVPRQKEGLVVPIMDARRNNVYAGFYENAKPVLPEAHLSFSEVLEQVKDAEQVTFVGEVGAFVEQIQEQLPQASYQETLPNAANLALRAWDKEADSLHDFVPNYLKRVEAEENWLKNHTESGESYIKRL from the coding sequence ATGAAAGTATTAGCTTTTGATACGTCTAGCAAGGCTCTTTCTCTAGCCATTTTAGAGGACAAGCAAGTTCTTGCCGAGACTATGATCAATATCAAGAAAAATCACAGTATTACCCTCATGCCTGCCATTGATTTTTTGATGGCTAGTCTGGATTGGACGCCCAAGGACTTGGATCGCATCGTGGTGGCAGAGGGACCAGGTAGCTACACAGGTTTACGAATTGCGGTAGCAACTGCCAAGACCTTGGCTCATACTCTGAACATTGAGTTAGTTGGGATGTCTAGTCTATTGGCTCTGGTGCCACGCCAAAAAGAAGGCTTGGTGGTTCCTATCATGGATGCGCGTCGTAACAATGTCTATGCAGGCTTTTATGAAAATGCCAAGCCAGTCTTGCCAGAAGCGCACCTGTCTTTTTCGGAAGTGCTAGAGCAGGTCAAGGATGCTGAGCAGGTGACCTTTGTCGGAGAAGTTGGAGCCTTTGTGGAACAGATCCAAGAACAACTACCACAAGCCAGCTACCAAGAAACCTTGCCAAATGCAGCTAATCTAGCTCTTAGGGCCTGGGATAAGGAAGCAGACTCCTTGCACGACTTTGTGCCAAATTACCTCAAACGAGTTGAGGCTGAAGAAAACTGGCTCAAGAATCACACCGAGTCTGGCGAGTCCTACATTAAACGCCTATGA
- a CDS encoding CPBP family intramembrane glutamic endopeptidase, with the protein MKKIISRYYLFVAILLVITDQFFIRLLLHSGLAAGLSDFAYYLSDMMLNFLVVLLAIIVMVWSGKWQKINSRKFKGSYLFYSFLALLAFVIWNFVTFVIFPPTKNEIAYQLDIPTFTGATAFLMYFFYPVIAGPIFEEMIYRGLVMTALEKGKKWGLDVLGSAALFGILHISNHGWVLTDFFVYMGGGLILAVLFRVTKSIYWPIGLHIVYNGIGQILPLLF; encoded by the coding sequence ATGAAAAAGATAATCTCACGCTACTACTTGTTTGTAGCTATTCTACTTGTCATTACTGACCAGTTCTTCATTCGTTTGCTTTTACATAGCGGCCTTGCTGCTGGTCTATCTGACTTTGCCTATTATTTGTCGGATATGATGTTGAATTTTCTTGTGGTTCTGCTTGCTATTATTGTTATGGTTTGGTCAGGTAAATGGCAGAAAATCAACAGTAGAAAATTTAAAGGGTCTTATCTTTTTTATTCCTTTTTAGCTCTTCTTGCTTTTGTTATTTGGAATTTTGTCACATTTGTTATTTTCCCACCTACCAAAAATGAAATTGCTTATCAACTCGATATTCCTACTTTTACAGGAGCAACGGCATTTTTGATGTATTTTTTCTATCCTGTGATTGCAGGTCCCATTTTTGAAGAGATGATTTATCGTGGGTTGGTAATGACTGCTCTGGAAAAAGGAAAGAAGTGGGGTCTGGATGTGCTTGGTTCTGCTGCTTTGTTTGGAATCTTGCACATTAGTAATCACGGTTGGGTCTTGACAGACTTTTTCGTATATATGGGTGGTGGCCTCATACTTGCAGTCTTGTTTAGAGTAACCAAGTCCATTTATTGGCCTATTGGACTGCATATAGTCTACAATGGCATTGGCCAGATTTTGCCCTTGTTGTTTTAG
- a CDS encoding M20 family metallopeptidase encodes MVFPSEQKQIEKFEKDHVAQHYFEVLRTLISKKSVFAQQVGLKEVANYLGEIFKRVGAEVEIDESYTAPFVMAHFKSSRPDAKTLIFYNHYDTVPADGDQIWTEDPFTLSVRNGFMYGRGVDDDKGHITARLSALRKYMQHHDDLPVNISFIMEGAEESASMDLDKYLEKHADKLRGADLLVWEQGTKNALEQLEISGGNKGIVTFDAKVKSADVDIHSSYGGVVESAPWYLIQALSSLRAADGRILVEGLYEDVQEPNERELALVDTYAQGNPGEISRIYGLELPLLQEERAAFLKRFFFEPALNIEGIQSGYQGQGVKTILPAEASAKLEVRLVPGLEPHDVLEKIRKQLDKNGFDKVELYYTLGEMSYRSDMSAPAILNVIELAKKFYPQGVSVLPTTAGTGPMHTVFDALEVPMVAFGLGNANSRDHGGDENVRIADYYTHIELVEELIRSYE; translated from the coding sequence ATGGTTTTTCCTAGTGAACAAAAGCAGATTGAAAAATTTGAAAAGGATCATGTAGCCCAGCATTATTTTGAAGTTTTGCGTACCTTGATTTCTAAGAAATCAGTCTTTGCCCAGCAGGTCGGGCTCAAGGAAGTCGCCAACTATTTGGGTGAGATTTTCAAGCGTGTGGGAGCTGAAGTCGAGATAGATGAGAGCTACACGGCGCCTTTTGTCATGGCGCATTTCAAGAGTTCGCGTCCAGATGCTAAGACCTTGATTTTCTATAATCACTATGACACCGTACCAGCGGACGGAGATCAGATTTGGACAGAGGATCCCTTTACACTTTCTGTGCGAAATGGCTTTATGTATGGGCGTGGGGTTGACGACGACAAGGGGCACATCACGGCTCGTTTGAGTGCTCTGAGAAAGTATATGCAGCACCACGATGACCTGCCAGTCAATATCAGCTTTATCATGGAAGGGGCAGAGGAGTCTGCTTCTATGGATTTAGATAAGTATTTAGAGAAACACGCAGACAAACTCCGAGGAGCAGATTTGCTAGTTTGGGAGCAAGGAACCAAAAATGCCTTGGAGCAGTTAGAAATTTCTGGTGGAAACAAGGGAATCGTGACCTTTGATGCCAAGGTGAAAAGTGCGGATGTGGATATCCACTCGAGTTATGGAGGTGTCGTGGAGTCAGCACCATGGTATCTTATCCAGGCCTTAAGTAGCCTACGCGCTGCAGATGGTCGTATCTTAGTAGAAGGCTTGTACGAGGATGTCCAAGAGCCGAATGAACGAGAGTTAGCCTTGGTGGACACCTATGCACAAGGCAACCCCGGGGAAATCAGCCGCATTTACGGCTTGGAATTGCCTCTCTTACAAGAGGAGCGCGCTGCCTTTCTCAAACGATTCTTTTTTGAACCTGCACTCAATATAGAGGGAATCCAATCTGGTTACCAAGGTCAGGGTGTTAAGACTATTTTGCCAGCAGAAGCTAGTGCCAAGCTAGAGGTTCGTCTGGTTCCTGGCTTAGAACCGCATGATGTTCTGGAAAAAATTCGGAAACAGCTAGACAAAAATGGTTTTGATAAGGTAGAATTGTATTATACCTTGGGAGAGATGAGTTATCGAAGCGATATGAGTGCGCCAGCCATTCTCAATGTCATCGAGTTGGCCAAGAAATTCTACCCTCAGGGCGTATCGGTCTTGCCGACTACAGCGGGGACAGGACCTATGCATACGGTCTTTGACGCCCTAGAGGTACCTATGGTAGCCTTCGGTTTAGGGAATGCCAATAGCCGAGACCACGGTGGAGATGAAAACGTGCGGATCGCCGATTACTACACCCATATTGAATTAGTAGAGGAGCTGATTAGAAGCTATGAGTAG
- a CDS encoding amino acid ABC transporter substrate-binding protein codes for MKKIVKYSSLAALGLVAAGVLAACSGGDKKDAASGEATSGKKEIVVATNGSPKPFIYEENGELTGYEIELIRAIFKDSDKYEVKFEKTEWSGIFPGLDSDRYQMAVNNLSYTKERAEKYLYAAPTAKNPNVLVVKKDDDSIKSLDDIGGKSTEVVQGTTSAKQLEEYNKQHADNPTVLNYTKADFQQIMSRLSDGQFDYKIFDKIGVETVIKNQGLDNLKVIELPSDQQPYVYPLLAKGQDELKSFVDKRIQELYKDGTLEKLSKQFFGDTYLPAEADIK; via the coding sequence ATGAAAAAAATCGTCAAATATTCATCTCTTGCTGCCCTAGGGCTTGTTGCTGCAGGTGTACTAGCAGCGTGCTCAGGTGGAGATAAGAAAGATGCAGCATCAGGTGAAGCAACATCTGGTAAAAAAGAAATCGTCGTAGCAACTAACGGTTCACCAAAACCATTTATCTATGAAGAAAATGGTGAATTGACTGGTTACGAGATTGAACTTATCCGTGCGATCTTTAAAGACTCTGACAAGTATGAAGTCAAGTTTGAAAAGACAGAATGGTCAGGGATTTTCCCAGGACTTGATAGTGATCGTTATCAAATGGCTGTTAACAACCTCAGCTATACCAAAGAACGTGCAGAAAAATACCTTTACGCAGCACCAACTGCTAAAAACCCTAACGTTCTCGTTGTGAAGAAAGACGACGATAGCATCAAATCTCTCGATGACATCGGTGGAAAATCTACTGAAGTTGTTCAAGGAACAACCTCAGCAAAACAATTGGAAGAATATAACAAACAACACGCAGACAATCCAACGGTTCTTAACTACACTAAGGCAGATTTCCAACAAATCATGTCTCGTTTGAGTGATGGACAATTTGACTACAAGATTTTTGATAAAATCGGTGTTGAGACAGTTATCAAAAACCAAGGTTTGGACAACTTGAAAGTCATCGAACTTCCAAGCGACCAACAACCTTACGTTTACCCACTTCTTGCTAAAGGTCAAGATGAGTTGAAATCATTTGTAGACAAACGTATCCAAGAACTCTACAAAGACGGAACTCTTGAAAAATTGTCTAAACAGTTCTTCGGAGACACTTATCTCCCAGCAGAAGCTGATATCAAATAA
- a CDS encoding DNA-dependent RNA polymerase subunit epsilon translates to MIYKVFYQETKERSPRRETTRSLYLDIDASSELEGRIAARQLVEENRPEYNIEFIELLSDKLLDYEKETGAFEITEF, encoded by the coding sequence ATGATTTACAAAGTTTTTTATCAAGAAACAAAAGAACGTAGCCCACGTCGTGAAACAACACGCTCACTTTACCTAGACATCGATGCCAGCTCAGAACTTGAGGGCCGTATCGCTGCTCGCCAACTTGTCGAAGAAAACCGCCCAGAGTACAACATCGAATTCATCGAACTCTTGTCTGACAAATTGCTAGATTACGAAAAAGAAACTGGCGCTTTCGAGATTACGGAGTTCTAA